Proteins from a single region of Weeksella virosa DSM 16922:
- a CDS encoding branched-chain amino acid transaminase has translation MYFNNETVLYLDGKFVKANNSTTDLYSQTLHYGYGAFEGIRSYETEQGTKVFKAEEHYERLKKSCELVKIPFNYTVQELVEATYALLEKNNLKNAYIRPLVYCGQNMSLSKPTSVSVMIAAWDWGAYLGEKLLRLTVSSYCRPHPKSIHIEAKVCGHYVNSILATNEAKEKGFDEALLLDSDGFLAEGPGANLFFEKDGKLFTPQLGNILPGITRSTVLELAEELGLEVEQGKFTKEDLFQADSAFYCGTAAEVVGIAAVDDYQFPKNWNDSLGKKLQNAYSLLVRKPTN, from the coding sequence ATGTATTTCAACAACGAAACAGTGCTTTATTTAGACGGAAAATTTGTAAAAGCCAACAATTCCACAACCGATTTATACAGTCAAACCCTTCATTATGGTTACGGCGCTTTTGAAGGCATCCGTTCGTATGAAACAGAACAGGGAACCAAAGTTTTCAAAGCCGAAGAACATTACGAACGCCTAAAAAAATCATGCGAACTGGTGAAAATTCCTTTCAACTATACCGTGCAGGAATTGGTAGAGGCCACCTACGCATTGCTGGAAAAAAACAACTTAAAAAATGCCTATATCCGACCATTGGTGTATTGCGGACAAAATATGAGCTTATCAAAACCTACCAGCGTTTCGGTGATGATTGCTGCCTGGGATTGGGGAGCTTATTTAGGCGAAAAATTACTGCGGTTAACAGTTTCTTCTTATTGCCGACCGCATCCAAAATCCATCCATATCGAAGCCAAAGTCTGCGGTCATTATGTCAATTCTATCCTGGCAACCAACGAAGCAAAAGAGAAAGGATTTGATGAAGCCTTGTTGTTGGACAGCGATGGTTTCCTGGCCGAAGGTCCGGGAGCGAATTTATTTTTTGAGAAAGACGGAAAATTATTCACGCCCCAACTGGGAAATATCCTTCCGGGAATCACCAGATCTACGGTTTTGGAATTAGCAGAAGAATTAGGTCTGGAGGTAGAACAGGGAAAATTCACCAAAGAAGATTTGTTCCAGGCCGACAGCGCATTTTACTGCGGAACAGCTGCCGAAGTGGTAGGAATCGCAGCGGTAGATGATTATCAATTTCCTAAAAACTGGAACGATTCACTGGGTAAAAAACTTCAAAACGCCTATTCACTTTTGGTAAGAAAGCCAACAAATTAA